In one Aquificaceae bacterium genomic region, the following are encoded:
- a CDS encoding 7-cyano-7-deazaguanine synthase: MSVHKVVVLFSGGVESTCMLYMYLKEDWLVYPVYVKAGYPWESLELERTKALWLYTKKKYKNLMPLRVLTTLNPERVEDRKHDKNLFIPLRNINLVAMAGNYALLKGIKCIAIGSLGIYPFPDNNADYMKRLQSLINVELLTPFMGMEKHEVIRGFSEGVPLDKTLSCIRPKKSMGKIIPCGVCEKCKERQEALKHLLL, encoded by the coding sequence GTGAGTGTTCATAAGGTAGTGGTGCTCTTTAGTGGAGGTGTGGAAAGCACATGCATGTTATACATGTATCTAAAAGAGGATTGGCTTGTTTATCCTGTTTATGTAAAGGCAGGATATCCTTGGGAGAGCCTTGAACTTGAAAGGACAAAAGCTCTGTGGCTATATACGAAGAAAAAATACAAAAACCTAATGCCACTAAGAGTTTTAACCACGTTAAATCCAGAAAGGGTAGAGGATAGAAAGCACGATAAGAACCTTTTTATTCCTCTCAGAAACATAAACCTTGTTGCTATGGCGGGAAACTATGCATTGCTAAAAGGAATAAAATGCATAGCCATAGGCAGTTTGGGCATATATCCCTTTCCTGACAACAACGCGGACTATATGAAACGCTTACAATCTCTTATAAACGTAGAACTTTTAACGCCCTTTATGGGAATGGAAAAACACGAGGTAATAAGAGGATTTTCAGAGGGTGTGCCTCTTGATAAGACCCTTTCTTGCATTAGACCAAAGAAATCTATGGGTAAGATAATCCCCTGTGGAGTATGTGAAAAATGCAAGGAAAGACAAGAGGCACTTAAACACCTATTACTTTGA
- a CDS encoding secondary thiamine-phosphate synthase enzyme YjbQ, which produces MKSYTAYLTFNTKNRRELIRITDQVKKIVEESGIREGLCLVSSMHLTASVIIQDDEEGLHEDIWKWLENLAPYKKDYKHHKTGEDNADAHLKNLLTHLQVVLPITNGKLDLGPWQEIFYAEFDGQRNKRVIVKVIGV; this is translated from the coding sequence ATGAAAAGCTATACCGCATATTTGACCTTTAACACAAAAAACAGAAGAGAGCTTATAAGGATAACGGACCAAGTAAAAAAGATAGTGGAAGAATCCGGTATAAGAGAAGGTCTTTGTCTCGTATCTTCCATGCATCTTACCGCTTCTGTGATAATTCAAGATGACGAGGAGGGGCTTCACGAGGATATATGGAAATGGTTAGAAAACCTCGCACCCTATAAGAAGGACTACAAACATCACAAGACAGGTGAGGACAACGCTGACGCTCATCTTAAAAACCTTTTAACTCACCTCCAGGTAGTTTTGCCAATTACCAACGGAAAACTTGACCTTGGACCTTGGCAGGAGATATTCTACGCAGAGTTTGACGGACAAAGGAACAAAAGGGTTATAGTCAAAGTAATAGGTGTTTAA